TCTCCTGTGCACTCATCCTGCTGAGGGCCTTTTGTAGAAGCTCTTCAAGGTTCTCCGTCGAACGATCAAGGATTCTTGATCTTATCGCCTCCTCTAGTGAAGGCTCCCGGCCCCTTTTCTTTTCACGTTCTTCACCTTTGTCTTTCGTCTTCACCCACTCCACCAGATTCAAAAGAGGATTCTCGCCGCTGTTGAATATGAGGTTCTCGCACAGCTCTCTCTCGTGAACGGGGATCTCTTGATAGGGGGTTATCTCGCTGGCATTCACGATCGCCGCATCAAGTCCATGCCTGATCGCATGGTACAGGAAAACACTGTTTAGGAGCTTTCTTGCTTCTGGCATCAGGCCATACGATATGTTGCTGATGCCCAGAATTGTAATGGCCTCAGGGAACTCTTCTTTTATCTTCTTGATCCCCTGCAGTGTCTCCCTCCCAGAGTTCCTGTACTTCTCCTCGCCAGTTGAAAGAGGAAGGGTCAGACAGTCGAAGAGCATGTCGCCAGGAGAGAGACCGCATTCTTCTACTGCTATCTTTCTCATTCTGGCCGCGGCCTCCAACTTCTCTTCTGCTGTTTGGGCCATTCCAAACTCTGTTATGGTCATCGCAACAACAGAGGCTCCATATTCCTTGACTAGTGAAAGCATCCTGGAGAATGCCTTTCTTCCTTTCTCCAGATTGACCGAGTTCACCACTGCTCTGCCCGGATATATCTGGAGCGCGGATTCAACCACTTCTTCCTCCCTTGAATCTATCATGAGAGGGACCTGGATCGACTGAGAGAGAAGCGTTACTATCTTCTCCATCCGTTCTTTCTCTTCTGAACCTGCCATGCAAACGTCGACAATATGGCAGCCGTGGGATTCCTGCTCAAAAGCGATGGAGAGCAGTCCCTGATAGTCTCCGTTTTCAACGAGCTCCTTGGTCTTCTTGCTGCCCAGTAGATTGAGCCGTTCTCCGACTATCAGGGGTTTCGGCTCTTGATGTAGAAGGACTCGCTTGAACGGGCTGGACACAGACGGAACTCTATCCACCTTCCTCCTTCTAGGCCTTTTATTCTTCATCCGCCTGTGAATCTCTTTTATGTGGGCTGGAGTGGAGCCACAGCACCCCCCGATAATGTCGATGGAGTACTGCTCTGCGAGAGCTGTCAGGTTCTTCGCCATCTCCTCTGGACCCAGTGGGAAGTATGGCTTTCCATCTCTATTTTCCGGAATGCCTGCATTGGGGACACAACCGATGTAGAGTGAGCAGTTCTTTGCAAGAACTCTAACAAAGTCCCTCATCTCTTCAGGGCCGAAAGAGCAGTCTATGCCGATACCACTAACTCCGAGGGGTTCGAGTATCGAGCACGCGGCCACAATGTCCGTCCCCATCAACATTCTTCCATTCTTGTCAATGGCGATGTGGACCAAAATGGGAAGTTCCGTCCCTTTCTCTTTGAATGCATCCCTTATGCCAAATATCCCTGCTCTTGTCTCGAGAATATCCTGCTGGGTTTCGAGCAGCAGCGCATCGACACCCCCTTCAATCAGGCCCGCTGCCTGCTCTGACAAGACCTCCCTGATCCTGGAGAAAGAAATGGTCAGTTCCGGATCACTCGAAGAAGGAAGTTTGGCCGTGGGACCAATTGAACCCACAACAAAGCGAGGCCTGTCCGGAGTTGAAAAACTGTCTGTTGCCTTTCTGGCAATTCTCGCCGCTGCAACATTTATTTCGTGTGTCTTCTCACCCAGGCCGAACTCCTCCAGTTTCAGCCGGGACCCCTGAAATGTGTTCGTTTCGACTACGTCAGCCCCGGCTTCGAGGTAGCTCCCGTGAATCTCTTCTATCAGGTCAGGCCGGGTCAGGTTGAGGATTTCGCAGCAGCCTTCCTTTCCTTCGTAATCTTGTGCGCCAAGATTCTTTGAAAGGAGGAGGGTGCCCATTGCCCCATCGAACAGGACTCTCTTACTCCTCAGTAACTCTAGAAATGTCAGTTCACTCATCATCCCTCATCGCTTTTATGACTTCAATGGCTCTCTCGTATTTCCCAAAGGGGGTGCTCACCTGAACGCCCTGGACGCTATCCCTGACCTCCAGAAGACTTTCCCTTGCTATGTTGATCCCTTCCCTTGCCGCTTCGCCTTTCTCTTCGGCCTTTTTCATTCTCTCCATCACGCTGTCTGGTATGTAGATTCCGGGAACTTCACTTCTCAGGAACTCAGCGTTCCTCAGCGAGGCAAGAGGCCAGATTCCCGCAATGATCGGGATGCGACAGTGGCTGATTTTTTCAAGGAAACTGAGAAGGGCCTCAGGGTCAAAGACAGGCTGCGTGATGGCAAACTCGGCCCCGGCATCCACCTTGTACCAGAAACGGCGGATCTCATAGTCAAGATTGTGTGCCTGGGGGTTAACTCCGACACCAATGAAAAAGCCGGTTGGATCTCCGAATGCATTATCGCCAATGTCCCTTCCGTGATTGAGACGATTGACCACGTTCACGAGTCCTATGGAATCCACATCGAAAACTGCCGTGGCATCTGGATAATCTCCAAGTTTTGGAGGATCGCCGGTAATGAGGAGAAGGTTCCTGATTCCCAGGGTGTAGGCTCCCAGCAGATCTGACTGCATCCCCAACAGATTCCTGTCACGACAGCAGTAGTGGAGCACACTTTCTATGCCGGTCTCCCTTTCCATGGTAGTGGCAAGAGCCAGGGGACTCATTCTCGAGCTTGCTCTTGGTCCATCAGGAATGTTAACCGCATCGATTCCTGCTTCCATGAGGGCTTTTGCAGCCTTTAGCACTTTTGATGGATC
This DNA window, taken from candidate division TA06 bacterium, encodes the following:
- a CDS encoding methionine synthase; this encodes MMSELTFLELLRSKRVLFDGAMGTLLLSKNLGAQDYEGKEGCCEILNLTRPDLIEEIHGSYLEAGADVVETNTFQGSRLKLEEFGLGEKTHEINVAAARIARKATDSFSTPDRPRFVVGSIGPTAKLPSSSDPELTISFSRIREVLSEQAAGLIEGGVDALLLETQQDILETRAGIFGIRDAFKEKGTELPILVHIAIDKNGRMLMGTDIVAACSILEPLGVSGIGIDCSFGPEEMRDFVRVLAKNCSLYIGCVPNAGIPENRDGKPYFPLGPEEMAKNLTALAEQYSIDIIGGCCGSTPAHIKEIHRRMKNKRPRRRKVDRVPSVSSPFKRVLLHQEPKPLIVGERLNLLGSKKTKELVENGDYQGLLSIAFEQESHGCHIVDVCMAGSEEKERMEKIVTLLSQSIQVPLMIDSREEEVVESALQIYPGRAVVNSVNLEKGRKAFSRMLSLVKEYGASVVAMTITEFGMAQTAEEKLEAAARMRKIAVEECGLSPGDMLFDCLTLPLSTGEEKYRNSGRETLQGIKKIKEEFPEAITILGISNISYGLMPEARKLLNSVFLYHAIRHGLDAAIVNASEITPYQEIPVHERELCENLIFNSGENPLLNLVEWVKTKDKGEEREKKRGREPSLEEAIRSRILDRSTENLEELLQKALSRMSAQEIISNILMPAMEEVGKRFDSGEMILPFVLQSSEIMSKATGFLESHLKGEKVEKRGRVVLATVFGDVHDIGKNLVKSIFSNNGYTVYDLGKRVPVHDVISKAEETDADAIGLSALLVSTSNEMRVCVRELSRAGMDIPLIVGGAVVSPSFARRISVLGDGRAYPGGVFCAKDAFHGLEILNGLMRDRESMIEQYRKDVARQLDRGKAKEDIGGDRKKVDTIGGVIAAPFLGTKFVKDMPFDEVFPWLNLDSLFRARWGAKAKDSPELREKEFLPALKELKVESVKRNIFDLSASYGYFNCEVSGDSLVIENDSESVTLNFARRSPITRYFLPTKEKDIAVLGVVTIGKDAAEVERELTEMGETKKAFYLHGFSAEMAEALAGYVQAAIRKELALPEDMGRRFSPGYPSWPDLSEQKKIFSILKPEGEMAITLTEAFQMVPEHSISFLFCPRAKSPSK